The Cellulophaga sp. L1A9 genome window below encodes:
- a CDS encoding amidase family protein, with product MKNLVVLFMLFFVFSCKEKNVTEKAQVIWHPYNDSLEIAGNANHKIARMQYKLIQSKVLDKNDVFLPLYDEVSKISELDYEKWKPFVLEQNIPTIQANIKDGNLSYENLVLFYLYRIYKYELNNETTLNTILALNKDILKEARACDQELARNPNSGRHLIYGMPILLKDNIDTFGMNTTAGAIALMANETDDAFIVERLKEHGALILGKVNLSEWAYFLCKGCPVGYSAVGGQTLNPYGRKVFETGGSSAGSGTSIAANYAVAAVGTETSGSILSPSSQNSVVGLKPTIGLLSRSGIVPISSTLDTPGPMTKNTIDNAILLSAMTGKDLSDVKSVDTFKNYTEALIKPASLEGKRFGAFETLMASDSIYAATIATIRSLGATVVVFTPEELELPGFLSILNIDMKNDLPSYIEQNVKNKKVVKVTSIEDVILFNKQDSLTRIPYGQGLFEGIVADTTSSESLKVIIADLEQKSRIYFDEVLERDNLDAILSINNYHAGYAAAAKYPALTVPMGYKTTGEPISLTFIAKQFEEDKLLQLGAAFENATKLRKMPKGFD from the coding sequence ATGAAAAACCTTGTTGTACTCTTTATGCTCTTTTTTGTGTTCTCTTGTAAAGAGAAAAATGTGACGGAAAAAGCACAAGTTATTTGGCATCCTTATAATGATTCATTGGAAATTGCAGGGAATGCAAATCATAAGATTGCACGGATGCAATACAAGCTGATACAATCTAAGGTTTTAGATAAGAATGATGTGTTTCTTCCATTATATGATGAAGTTTCAAAAATTTCTGAACTAGATTATGAAAAATGGAAGCCTTTTGTTTTAGAACAAAACATTCCAACAATACAAGCCAATATAAAGGATGGAAATTTAAGCTACGAAAACCTTGTGTTGTTTTATTTGTATCGTATTTATAAATATGAATTAAATAATGAAACCACGCTAAACACAATACTAGCCTTAAATAAAGATATTTTAAAAGAGGCGCGAGCATGTGATCAGGAACTGGCTAGAAATCCAAATTCGGGTAGACATCTTATTTATGGAATGCCAATTTTGCTTAAAGATAATATAGATACTTTTGGTATGAATACTACTGCGGGTGCTATAGCTTTAATGGCGAATGAAACTGATGACGCTTTTATTGTAGAACGTTTAAAGGAGCATGGAGCCTTAATTTTAGGTAAAGTAAATTTAAGTGAATGGGCTTACTTTTTATGTAAAGGTTGTCCAGTAGGGTATAGTGCTGTTGGAGGTCAAACGTTGAACCCTTATGGGCGCAAAGTTTTTGAAACTGGTGGCTCTAGTGCAGGGAGTGGTACTTCGATAGCAGCAAATTACGCCGTAGCTGCAGTAGGTACAGAAACTTCAGGATCAATACTTTCTCCTTCAAGTCAGAATTCTGTAGTAGGTTTAAAGCCTACCATTGGTTTGTTGAGTAGAAGTGGCATTGTGCCTATTTCAAGTACGCTTGATACGCCTGGACCTATGACTAAAAACACGATAGATAATGCCATCCTGCTATCTGCAATGACAGGTAAAGATCTTTCAGACGTAAAATCAGTAGATACCTTTAAAAATTATACGGAGGCGCTTATTAAACCTGCTTCATTGGAAGGTAAGCGCTTTGGGGCTTTTGAGACGTTAATGGCGTCCGACTCTATTTATGCAGCAACTATTGCGACGATAAGGTCACTAGGTGCTACGGTTGTTGTTTTTACTCCAGAAGAATTAGAGTTGCCTGGTTTTTTAAGTATTTTGAATATTGACATGAAGAATGATTTGCCAAGCTATATTGAGCAAAATGTAAAGAATAAAAAAGTCGTTAAAGTAACTTCTATTGAAGATGTTATCTTGTTTAATAAACAAGATTCACTCACTAGAATTCCTTATGGTCAGGGTTTGTTTGAAGGAATAGTTGCAGATACCACTTCTTCTGAAAGCTTAAAGGTTATCATTGCTGATTTGGAACAGAAAAGTAGAATTTATTTTGATGAGGTATTGGAACGAGATAACTTGGATGCTATTTTAAGTATCAATAATTATCATGCGGGTTATGCCGCTGCGGCAAAATATCCAGCTTTGACGGTGCCAATGGGGTATAAAACAACAGGAGAGCCCATCAGTTTAACGTTTATAGCGAAACAATTTGAGGAAGATAAGTTGTTGCAACTTGGTGCTGCTTTTGAAAATGCAACAAAGCTTAGGAAAATGCCTAAAGGATTTGATTAA
- a CDS encoding DUF3999 family protein has translation MTRKTYNLLFALFLVSTGLLAQMKTYQYKREIKDISEQWHSIEIPESLYGKTKMNLADIRIYGISKKDTIEVPYALNTKKSIEKINDVAFNLLNESHTKDKYFYTFKVDNDSKINEIYLNFNKLNFDFNIKIEGGHDEKQWYTIEENYRMLSIENGLTSFKFTTAKIPTSTYSYYRITANTLEDPELKSAKIFENNTIPAEYNSYVPVKTEVTKNQKTKESIVLVELKNAVPLSHIKVNILDDVNYLRPIHISYITDSTKTAKGWHYDYRSLSSSILSSINKNEFNFISTRVKKLKITISNQDNQALKIGTIELKGYKHELIGRFNEPAQYFLTYGNPTASEPIYDINLMDNVVPKTAKAVVLGKELSSEAKIQEPEAKPLFEDKKWLWAIMILIITLIGYYTIKMIKKT, from the coding sequence ATGACCCGAAAGACTTATAACCTTTTATTTGCGCTGTTTTTAGTGAGTACAGGCCTCCTTGCTCAAATGAAAACCTACCAATACAAACGAGAAATAAAGGATATTTCAGAGCAATGGCACAGTATAGAAATACCTGAATCTCTTTACGGAAAGACGAAAATGAATCTTGCTGATATTCGGATTTATGGTATTTCAAAAAAGGATACTATAGAAGTGCCTTATGCCTTGAATACGAAAAAGAGTATTGAAAAAATTAATGATGTAGCTTTCAACTTATTAAATGAAAGCCATACGAAAGACAAGTATTTTTATACGTTTAAAGTCGATAATGATTCTAAAATCAATGAAATCTATTTAAATTTTAATAAACTTAATTTTGATTTTAACATCAAAATAGAAGGAGGACATGATGAAAAACAGTGGTATACTATTGAAGAAAACTACCGCATGCTGTCTATTGAGAATGGATTAACTAGTTTTAAATTCACTACAGCTAAAATTCCAACTTCTACCTATAGTTACTACAGAATTACAGCAAATACTTTGGAGGATCCAGAATTAAAAAGTGCTAAAATTTTTGAAAATAATACCATTCCAGCGGAATACAATTCCTATGTGCCGGTTAAAACAGAAGTAACAAAAAATCAGAAAACAAAAGAAAGTATCGTTCTTGTAGAATTAAAAAACGCAGTACCGCTAAGTCACATAAAAGTAAACATCTTAGATGATGTAAATTACTTAAGGCCAATTCACATAAGTTATATTACAGATAGTACCAAGACCGCCAAAGGATGGCACTATGATTACCGAAGTTTATCCTCAAGTATTCTGAGTTCTATTAATAAGAATGAATTTAATTTTATCAGTACTAGAGTTAAAAAGCTGAAAATCACCATTAGCAATCAGGACAACCAAGCCCTTAAGATTGGTACTATTGAACTGAAAGGATATAAACACGAATTAATTGGACGATTCAATGAACCCGCCCAATATTTTTTAACCTATGGAAACCCAACAGCCTCTGAACCCATTTATGATATTAATTTAATGGATAATGTGGTTCCTAAAACCGCCAAAGCAGTGGTATTAGGAAAAGAATTAAGCAGTGAAGCTAAAATACAAGAGCCCGAAGCTAAACCTTTATTCGAAGATAAAAAATGGCTTTGGGCTATTATGATTTTAATAATTACACTGATAGGCTACTATACTATTAAAATGATTAAGAAGACCTAA
- a CDS encoding peptidyl-prolyl cis-trans isomerase: MQLQNIVLNKKVRFVSVFALITSFISCSSIWKKEEDREPLARVDKSYLYKDDIEALLKDNVSKEDSASFVTNYINNWATKQLLLSKSKINLPEEQLKEFNQLIENYKTDLYTRAYKEALVSQTEDTIVTEAQLTSFYENEKENFMLKEKLVKLRFIELSTQFLDKEQVATRLNRFNTKDVKFLDSVGIQFKNLNFNDSIWVKASRIVNEIPPLTFENEDRYLKKSQFFELQDSIGVYLAKVTDVLNTNDTAPLSFVKPSIKQILLNRRRLALIRKLETEIIDDAIKDKEFEVYVKD; the protein is encoded by the coding sequence ATGCAGTTACAAAACATAGTTTTAAATAAAAAGGTGCGCTTTGTATCCGTTTTTGCCCTTATTACTTCATTTATTTCATGCAGTTCAATTTGGAAGAAAGAAGAAGATAGAGAGCCTCTAGCACGTGTAGATAAATCATATTTATATAAAGATGATATTGAGGCATTGCTAAAAGATAATGTTTCGAAAGAGGATAGTGCCTCCTTTGTAACCAATTATATTAATAATTGGGCGACGAAGCAATTGCTTTTATCCAAATCTAAAATAAACTTACCAGAAGAGCAATTAAAAGAATTTAATCAACTTATAGAAAATTATAAGACAGATTTGTACACGCGAGCTTATAAAGAAGCATTAGTGAGCCAGACAGAAGATACCATTGTTACAGAAGCACAACTGACTAGTTTTTATGAAAACGAGAAAGAGAATTTTATGCTGAAAGAAAAATTGGTGAAACTTAGGTTTATAGAGCTTTCTACACAGTTTCTAGATAAAGAGCAAGTTGCAACACGTTTAAATCGTTTCAATACGAAAGATGTGAAGTTTTTAGATTCTGTTGGAATACAATTTAAAAACTTAAATTTTAATGATTCTATTTGGGTAAAAGCATCTAGAATTGTCAATGAAATTCCGCCCTTAACCTTTGAAAATGAGGATAGATACTTAAAAAAATCACAATTTTTTGAATTACAGGATTCAATAGGGGTATATTTGGCAAAGGTTACTGATGTGTTAAATACGAATGATACTGCTCCATTATCATTTGTCAAGCCATCAATTAAACAAATTTTATTAAATAGGAGACGGTTGGCGCTAATTAGGAAATTAGAAACCGAAATTATTGATGATGCAATTAAAGATAAAGAATTTGAAGTTTATGTTAAAGATTAA
- a CDS encoding serine hydrolase, with amino-acid sequence MTHKTSFIYTFLILFVFSCSTDSEPTDTEEGSTENSYFPTVGSDTWQTKSPEELNWNTDEIPTLLNYLEDTNSKSFMILHEGKIIIEHYMNEHTQSKIWYWASSGKTLTSATTGIAQEEGLLNINNKVSDYLGTGWTSTPLAKENVITLKNLLQMDSGLDDTLGDDVSTENLQYIADAGSRWAYHNVYVKLQDIIATASNSTWKEYFNTSLRDKIGMTGNWTNLSNLSVYWSDTRSMARFGLLISRNGQWEGSQIIPNDYLHSAINTSQDINKSYGYLWWLNGKQRYHLPQSQLEFDGSLIPNAPNDMYAALGKNDQKIYIIPSRDLVIIRMGEAAADENFALSTFDNDLWALINNVIN; translated from the coding sequence ATGACACATAAAACATCCTTTATTTATACATTTTTAATTTTGTTTGTTTTTTCATGTTCTACGGATTCAGAACCTACAGATACCGAAGAAGGAAGTACTGAAAATAGTTATTTCCCTACAGTTGGATCTGACACTTGGCAAACTAAATCTCCAGAAGAACTAAACTGGAATACAGATGAAATACCCACTTTACTAAACTATTTAGAAGATACCAATAGTAAAAGTTTCATGATATTACATGAGGGTAAAATTATCATAGAACATTATATGAACGAACATACCCAATCTAAGATATGGTATTGGGCAAGTTCAGGAAAAACATTAACATCAGCAACCACCGGTATTGCCCAAGAAGAAGGACTATTAAATATTAATAACAAAGTTTCAGACTATTTAGGCACGGGTTGGACGAGCACTCCCCTAGCTAAAGAGAATGTAATCACTCTTAAAAATTTATTGCAAATGGATTCTGGATTAGACGATACTTTAGGCGACGATGTAAGCACAGAAAATTTGCAATATATTGCAGATGCTGGCTCAAGATGGGCATACCACAACGTTTACGTTAAATTACAGGATATTATCGCAACAGCAAGTAACAGCACTTGGAAAGAATATTTTAATACTTCATTGAGAGATAAAATAGGAATGACAGGAAATTGGACAAACCTAAGCAATCTTAGTGTCTATTGGAGTGATACAAGAAGTATGGCCCGCTTTGGGTTACTCATTTCCAGAAATGGTCAATGGGAAGGCTCACAAATAATTCCTAATGATTACCTACATAGCGCCATAAATACCTCTCAAGACATCAACAAATCATACGGCTATCTATGGTGGTTAAATGGAAAACAACGTTATCATTTACCACAATCCCAATTAGAATTTGACGGTTCTTTAATTCCAAATGCTCCTAATGACATGTATGCTGCCCTAGGTAAAAATGATCAAAAAATCTATATCATTCCCAGCAGAGACCTTGTAATTATTAGAATGGGCGAAGCTGCTGCGGATGAAAATTTTGCACTTTCTACATTTGACAATGACCTTTGGGCGCTAATAAATAATGTTATCAATTAA
- a CDS encoding DUF2339 domain-containing protein yields the protein MNNQHDQIKLLEQKLEELLAKQENFAKNLMAAYREIEQLKKEQPQQSTPIHAPEETAVVQKNTEEPETTAKNVIASAEISEEHIQSENIASPIKKEPIQEVTDKILREPQKESPINTDAENERISASTPKKPETKSNLEKFIGENLINKVGILITIIGVIIGVKYSIENNLISPLTRIILGYLLSFGILGVGLKLKEKYLNFSAVLVSGAITMMYFITFMAYNFYGLFPQLVAFGLMTLLTAFTVVAAINYEKQIIAHLGLVGAYAIPFLLSNDSGNVTALFSYMSILNIGILIISFKKYWKSLYYVSFGFSWIIYLAWVIDDYFPEEDFKLAFAFLSIFFVLFYCMFLAYKTIRNEKFQAADIVLLFINSFFFYGIGFYLLESHSAYSQEFLGLFTLGNAMIHFIPTVVIYKKKLVDKKLFYLIAALVLTFITITIPVQLDGSWVTILWSLEAVILFWFATTKNITIYKNLAYLLMALAFISLLEDWSHAYSMYTTTERFTPIFNSNFLSSFLVMGAFGFIIWLNEAKKYQITAVPKKAFDKMMALLIPIALLLICYVAFALEIDTYWEQQYIDSFIKYSSEDGALTNTGNYNLMDFKSIWLINYTLLFFSILAILNIKIIKSKLLAVSNFIINTLLSFIFLIGGLFIISTLRENYIAQYLGEYYEIGSVYLYIRYISLAFLAFLIYTLYLYSKQEYLNLKIKKAFEIFLYLIAIWVLSSELLHWMDLAGSSGLYKMNLSILWGAYSLFMVVIGIWKRKKHIRISGISLFGLTLVKLFFYDIADLDTLSKTIVFVSLGLLLLLISFLYNKYTKQIENDPKDL from the coding sequence ATGAACAACCAACACGACCAGATAAAACTACTTGAGCAAAAACTTGAAGAACTTTTAGCCAAGCAAGAAAATTTTGCCAAAAACCTAATGGCTGCTTATAGAGAAATTGAACAACTCAAAAAAGAGCAACCCCAACAATCTACCCCTATACACGCACCAGAAGAAACTGCTGTTGTTCAAAAAAATACGGAAGAACCAGAAACTACAGCAAAAAACGTCATAGCATCTGCGGAAATCTCAGAAGAGCACATCCAATCGGAGAATATTGCATCGCCTATAAAAAAAGAGCCCATACAAGAAGTAACTGATAAAATTTTACGCGAACCTCAAAAAGAATCTCCTATAAATACGGATGCTGAAAATGAAAGAATTAGTGCAAGTACGCCCAAAAAACCAGAAACAAAATCGAACTTAGAAAAGTTCATTGGCGAAAATCTAATTAATAAAGTTGGTATTCTTATTACTATTATCGGGGTTATAATTGGTGTAAAATATAGTATTGAAAATAATCTTATAAGTCCACTTACGCGTATTATTTTAGGCTACTTACTTTCCTTTGGAATATTAGGCGTTGGTTTAAAACTAAAAGAAAAATACTTAAATTTTAGTGCTGTTCTAGTGAGTGGCGCCATAACAATGATGTATTTCATAACTTTTATGGCTTATAATTTTTACGGCCTATTCCCGCAACTCGTCGCCTTTGGACTAATGACATTACTAACTGCTTTTACAGTAGTGGCCGCCATAAATTACGAGAAGCAAATTATTGCTCATTTAGGATTAGTAGGCGCCTACGCAATACCATTCTTACTAAGTAATGACTCAGGAAATGTAACTGCTCTTTTTAGTTATATGAGTATTCTTAATATCGGTATTTTAATAATTTCATTCAAAAAATACTGGAAATCACTTTACTATGTCTCCTTCGGATTTTCCTGGATCATCTATTTAGCTTGGGTTATAGATGACTACTTCCCTGAAGAAGATTTTAAACTTGCATTTGCTTTCTTGAGCATCTTTTTTGTCCTCTTTTATTGTATGTTTTTAGCCTATAAAACAATAAGAAATGAAAAATTTCAAGCAGCAGATATTGTTTTGCTTTTCATTAACTCATTCTTCTTTTACGGTATAGGTTTTTATTTACTAGAATCACATTCGGCCTACAGCCAAGAATTCTTAGGGCTCTTTACACTTGGGAATGCTATGATACATTTTATTCCGACTGTTGTTATTTACAAGAAGAAACTAGTCGATAAAAAATTATTTTATTTGATAGCCGCATTGGTACTAACTTTTATTACAATTACCATCCCTGTTCAATTAGATGGAAGCTGGGTGACTATACTGTGGTCATTAGAAGCGGTAATACTTTTCTGGTTTGCTACCACAAAAAATATAACAATTTACAAGAACTTAGCATATCTATTAATGGCACTAGCTTTTATTAGTTTACTAGAAGATTGGTCCCATGCTTACAGCATGTACACAACTACAGAAAGGTTCACACCTATATTCAATAGCAACTTCTTAAGCTCCTTCCTTGTCATGGGCGCATTCGGATTTATTATTTGGTTAAATGAAGCTAAAAAGTATCAAATTACAGCTGTTCCAAAAAAAGCTTTTGATAAAATGATGGCACTACTAATCCCTATTGCACTACTTCTAATTTGCTATGTAGCATTTGCCTTGGAAATAGATACCTATTGGGAGCAACAGTATATAGACTCTTTTATTAAATACAGCTCTGAAGATGGCGCGTTAACCAACACCGGGAATTATAATTTAATGGACTTTAAAAGCATTTGGCTCATAAACTACACCCTTTTATTCTTCTCTATTCTAGCTATCCTTAATATTAAAATTATAAAAAGTAAACTCTTAGCGGTCTCCAACTTTATAATAAACACCTTACTTAGTTTCATTTTCCTAATTGGAGGCTTATTCATTATAAGCACACTTCGGGAAAATTACATCGCACAATATCTGGGTGAATATTATGAAATTGGAAGTGTTTATTTATACATAAGATACATCTCTTTAGCCTTTTTAGCATTCCTAATTTATACCCTATACCTATATAGCAAACAAGAATACCTGAATTTGAAAATTAAAAAAGCTTTTGAAATATTTCTATATTTAATAGCCATCTGGGTATTAAGCAGCGAACTTTTACACTGGATGGATCTTGCCGGATCTTCGGGATTATACAAAATGAATTTAAGCATCCTCTGGGGAGCTTATTCCTTATTCATGGTTGTTATTGGAATTTGGAAAAGAAAAAAGCACATACGTATCAGTGGAATTAGTCTATTTGGACTTACTCTTGTAAAACTTTTCTTTTATGACATAGCAGATTTAGATACCCTATCTAAAACTATTGTATTCGTATCCTTAGGATTACTTTTATTATTAATTTCATTTTTATATAACAAATACACCAAACAGATTGAAAATGACCCGAAAGACTTATAA
- a CDS encoding serine hydrolase, which produces MLSKPISIIFFLLLIISCKEKSKIEFSHPIESALKATSPKIKNVIDSINAYEVQIKFTQIRRENNEVFFTDYDFQTNKNNYFYPASTVKLPVAILALEEINKIPDVSLHTKFYIEGDTIETTVAKEITKIFAVSDNDAYNRLFEFLGQDTINQSLHKKGIENVRISHRLSIDDADNITTKPIVIYMNDSTTRIRERRSNATIKPLVLNNLKKGKGYINEDDELLKEPFDFSFKNYYSIDAQHEVLKRIIFPEKFKKEERFNLSATQRDFLLNAMHTLPREARYDSTEYYDSYVKFFMFGDHQKPIPNTIEIYNKVGYAYGTLTDCAYIRDSTNTIEFLLTATILVNNNQIFNDNTYEYDTIGIPFLAELGRQLYDQELQQKKQ; this is translated from the coding sequence ATGCTTTCTAAACCAATTAGCATTATCTTCTTTCTATTGCTTATCATTAGCTGTAAAGAGAAATCTAAAATAGAATTTTCGCATCCCATTGAATCTGCTTTAAAAGCTACTTCTCCCAAAATTAAAAACGTTATAGATAGTATTAATGCCTATGAGGTACAAATAAAATTCACTCAAATACGCAGGGAAAACAATGAGGTGTTTTTTACTGATTATGATTTTCAAACAAACAAAAACAATTACTTCTACCCTGCAAGCACTGTAAAATTACCTGTTGCTATTTTAGCTTTAGAAGAAATTAATAAAATACCGGATGTAAGTCTACACACCAAATTTTACATTGAAGGAGATACTATTGAAACGACTGTAGCCAAAGAAATAACTAAAATTTTTGCAGTTAGCGACAATGACGCTTACAACCGATTGTTTGAATTTTTAGGCCAAGATACTATAAACCAATCATTACATAAAAAAGGGATAGAAAATGTTCGTATTTCTCATCGACTGTCCATAGATGATGCGGACAATATTACCACCAAACCAATTGTCATTTATATGAATGACAGTACAACGCGAATACGCGAAAGACGAAGTAATGCAACCATCAAACCTCTTGTTCTTAACAACCTAAAAAAAGGGAAAGGCTATATAAATGAGGATGATGAACTTCTAAAAGAGCCCTTTGATTTTAGTTTTAAAAACTATTACTCCATTGACGCACAACACGAGGTATTAAAACGAATAATTTTTCCGGAGAAATTTAAAAAAGAAGAACGATTTAATTTAAGCGCTACACAAAGAGACTTCCTCCTTAATGCCATGCATACATTACCTCGAGAAGCAAGGTATGACTCTACTGAATATTATGACAGTTATGTAAAGTTTTTTATGTTTGGTGATCACCAAAAACCAATACCTAATACCATTGAGATTTATAATAAAGTAGGCTATGCATATGGTACGCTTACAGATTGCGCATACATAAGGGATAGTACCAACACTATTGAATTTCTACTTACGGCTACAATTTTAGTAAACAACAACCAAATATTTAATGACAACACCTACGAATATGACACTATCGGAATTCCTTTTTTAGCAGAACTCGGCCGACAATTGTATGACCAAGAACTTCAACAAAAAAAGCAATAA
- the rimO gene encoding 30S ribosomal protein S12 methylthiotransferase RimO, with protein MRTKTLKKNKINVVTLGCSKNVYDSEILMGQLKANKKDVVHEGEGNIVVINTCGFIKNAKEESVNTILEFVQKKEAGVVDKVFVTGCLSERYKPDLQKEIPNVDEYFGTTELPGLLKALGADYKHELIGERLTTTPKNYAYLKIAEGCDRPCSFCAIPIMRGKHKSTPIENLVIEAEKLAANGVKELILIAQDLTYYGLDIYKKRNLAELLEALVKVDGIEWIRLHYAFPTGFPMDVLELMKKEPKICNYLDIPLQHISDSILKSMRRGTTKEKTTKLLRDFRALVPEMAIRTTLIVGYPGETEEDYQTLKSWVEEMRFERLGCFTYSHEENTHAYTLVDDVPEDVKQERASEIMEIQSQISWELNQEKVGQTLRCIIDRKEGPHFVGRTEFDSPDVDNEVLIDAAKYYLKVGDFVNIKITEAADFDLYGEPV; from the coding sequence ATGCGCACAAAAACACTTAAGAAGAATAAAATTAACGTCGTAACATTGGGTTGCTCCAAAAATGTTTACGATTCGGAAATTTTAATGGGACAACTAAAAGCCAATAAAAAGGACGTTGTACATGAAGGAGAAGGAAATATTGTCGTAATTAATACCTGCGGATTTATTAAAAATGCCAAAGAAGAAAGCGTGAATACGATTTTAGAATTTGTGCAAAAAAAAGAAGCAGGGGTTGTAGATAAAGTTTTTGTAACTGGATGTTTAAGTGAGCGTTATAAGCCAGATTTACAAAAGGAAATTCCGAATGTAGATGAATATTTTGGTACTACGGAATTACCGGGTTTATTAAAAGCATTAGGAGCAGATTATAAACATGAGTTGATAGGAGAAAGATTAACAACTACTCCTAAGAATTACGCCTATTTGAAAATAGCAGAAGGTTGTGATAGACCTTGTTCTTTTTGTGCCATTCCTATCATGCGTGGAAAGCATAAAAGTACACCAATAGAAAATTTGGTTATAGAAGCTGAAAAATTAGCGGCAAACGGAGTTAAAGAATTAATTTTAATTGCTCAAGATTTAACGTACTATGGTTTAGATATCTATAAGAAAAGAAACCTTGCCGAGCTTCTTGAAGCATTAGTAAAGGTGGATGGTATTGAATGGATTCGTTTGCATTATGCTTTTCCAACAGGGTTTCCAATGGATGTATTGGAATTAATGAAAAAAGAACCAAAAATTTGTAATTATTTAGATATTCCGCTTCAGCATATTTCAGATTCAATTTTGAAAAGTATGCGCAGAGGTACTACTAAAGAAAAAACGACAAAGTTGTTGCGCGATTTTAGAGCTTTGGTTCCTGAAATGGCAATTAGAACTACTTTAATTGTTGGGTATCCAGGAGAAACAGAAGAAGATTATCAGACGTTGAAAAGTTGGGTAGAAGAAATGCGTTTTGAACGTTTAGGATGTTTTACCTATAGTCATGAGGAAAATACACATGCTTATACTTTGGTAGACGATGTTCCTGAAGACGTAAAACAAGAACGTGCTTCTGAAATTATGGAAATTCAATCCCAAATATCTTGGGAGTTAAACCAAGAAAAGGTGGGACAGACACTTCGTTGTATTATTGATAGAAAAGAAGGACCTCATTTTGTTGGTAGAACAGAATTTGATTCTCCAGATGTAGATAATGAAGTGCTTATTGATGCTGCAAAATACTATTTAAAAGTGGGCGATTTTGTGAATATAAAGATCACAGAAGCGGCCGATTTTGATTTGTATGGAGAACCTGTTTAG